One genomic segment of Musa acuminata AAA Group cultivar baxijiao chromosome BXJ3-3, Cavendish_Baxijiao_AAA, whole genome shotgun sequence includes these proteins:
- the LOC103976920 gene encoding formin-like protein 18, whose product MALFKRFFYRKPPDGLLEISERVYVFDQCFSTDALREDDYKECMGGIVMQMRSHFPDASFMIFNFWDGETESQLASILSEFDMTVIDYPRHYEGCPLLKMEMVHHMLRSCESWLCLGQQNLVLMHCERGGWPVMAFMLAALLIYLRQYTGEQRTLDMIYKQAPRELLEFFSPLNPVPSQLRYLQYVSRSVASEWPPLDRALTLDCVILRMIPIFDSEGGCRPIFRIYGQDPFFVSENTTKVLFSTPKKSKLVRHYKQADCELVKIDIGCHIQGDVVIECISLDEDQEREEMMFRVVFNTAFIRSNILMLSRDQIDILWDAKDRFPKDFRAEVLLSEMDTASSLMTLELAHMEDKDGLPIEAFAKVHEIFSHLDWLEGKGDSTLYILQQITSSNSLEDKLSEVSHQKMQSCNMSQSSSSHIVMKNLQDDQGTDHGASETAEVKVMPLSLSQLSSTPAPRLLESSECIKLSVDPPSSLPSSLPFSRIVGPGLPEPDEHIIQSAVLQPPPPPPPPPPPPPPLLSSPLPSESMPSSKLPSSSSPPPSIAVAATTSSISPPPPPPPLPPPPPKLASQGSIPILSPPPPPPPPQPFTVPTSSVMSKSPLLPSMQPPVSVLASSVPSDKSNKIPTAASQSSRTQSVPPPPTPTISPFNSVSSGIKGRNLTRSRSPRSLYTSQSSSSRRMSLKPLHWSKVTRAMSGSLWADTQISDELPKTPEIDMSELESLFSAQLPNSDSSSVAEKSKRRSSLSGRSDKVHLIALRRANNCEIMLTKVTVPIPDLMSSVLALDESILDADQVDNLIKFCPTKEEIELLQGYKGDKESLGKCEQFFLELMKVPRVDCKLRVFSFKLQFSSQVADLRSNLNTVNSVSEEIRSSVKLKKIMQTILSLGNALNQGTARGSAIGFRLDSLLKLSDIRARNNKMTLMHYLCKVLADKLPGVLDFHNDLVRLEAASKIQLKILAEEMQAISKGLEKVEKELTSSDSDGPVSETFCKTLKEFLVVAEADVRSLTSLYSGVGRSADMLARYFGEDPAHCPFEQVVSTLLDFTRMFERAHEENCKQLELERKKAQKEAEHEKLRHAIHKKGPEHLMQSRNVSGHTR is encoded by the exons ATGGCGCTGTTCAAAAGGTTCTTCTACAGGAAGCCGCCCGATGGGCTTCTGGAAATCTCAGAGAGGGTCTACG TGTTTGATCAATGCTTCTCGACTGACGCCTTGAGGGAAGATGACTATAAAGAATGTATGGGAGGCATTGTGATGCAAATGCGAAGTCATTTTCCTGATGCCTCATTCATGATCTTTAATTTCTGGGATGGAGAGACTGAAAGCCAATTAGCCAGCATTCTCTCTGAGTTTGATATGACTGTGATAGATTATCCCCGTCATTATGAAGGATGTCCTTTGCTTAAAATGGAGATGGTCCACCATATGTTGAGGTCATGCGAGAGTTGGCTTTGTTTAGGACAGCAGAACCTCGTACTGATGCACTGCGAGCGAGGTGGCTGGCCGGTTATGGCATTCATGTTAGCGGCACTTTTGATATACCTAAGACAGTATACAGGTGAGCAGAGAACGCTGGACATGATTTACAAGCAGGCCCCCCGTGAACTTTTAGAGTTCTTTTCACCCCTGAATCCTGTCCCTTCTCAATTGAGATACTTGCAGTATGTTTCAAGGAGTGTTGCCTCAGAGTGGCCTCCACTTGACAGAGCACTGACCTTGGATTGTGTCATTCTCAGAATGATACCAATATTTGATTCAGAAGGTGGATGCAGGCCAATATTTCGAATTTATGGACAAGATCCTTTTTTTGTCTCTGAGAATACTACAAAAGTTTTGTTTTCAAcgccaaagaaaagcaaattggtCCGACATTATAAACAG GCAGATTGTGAATTAGTTAAAATTGACATAGGTTGCCACATTCAAGGAGATGTTGTAATTGAGTGCATTAGCTTGGATGAAGATCAAGAACGAGAAGAGATGATGTTTAGAGTTGTTTTCAATACAGCTTTCATCAGGTCAAATATTTTGATGCTGAGTCGTGATCAGATTGACATTCTGTGGGATGCTAAGGATCGATTCCCAAAGGATTTCAGAGCTGAG GTTCTTCTTTCTGAGATGGATACAGCATCATCACTtatgactttggaattggcccaTATGGAAGATAAAGATGGTCTTCCTATAGAAGCATTTGCTAAGGTGCATGAGATTTTTAGCCATTTGGATTGGCTAGAAGGGAAGGGCGATTCTACACTTTATATTCTTCAACAGATAACATCCTCTAATTCACTGGAAGATAAATTGTCTGAAGTTTCTCATCAAAAAATGCAATCCTGTAATATGTCACAGTCATCTAGCTCTCACATAGTCATGAAGAACCTGCAGGATGATCAAGGAACTGATCATGGTGCATCTGAGACTGCTGAAGTGAAGGTGATGCCATTATCTTTGTCACAACTGTCAAGTACTCCTGCTCCTAGATTACTTGAATCTTCTGAATGCATTAAGTTATCAGTGGATCCACCATCATCACTACCATCATCTTTGCCATTTTCAAGGATTGTTGGTCCTGGGTTACCTGAGCCTGATGAACACATTATACAATCAGCAGTGCTCcaaccaccgccaccgccaccgccaccaccaccaccaccacctccacttTTGTCATCACCTCTGCCATCAGAATCAATGCCATCTTCAAAGCTACCatcatcttcttctcctcctccttctattGCTGTTGCTGCTACCACTAGCAGCATttcaccaccgccaccgccaccgccactgccaccaccaccaccaaagtTGGCCTCACAGGGATCAATTCCAATATTGTCACCTCCACCACCGCCGCCACCTCCACAGCCATTTACAGTTCCAACATCATCAGTAATGTCAAAATCTCCTTTACTACCATCAATGCAACCTCCAGTTTCTGTGTTAGCAAGTTCTGTACCCTCTGATAAAAGTAATAAGATACCAACCGCAGCCTCTCAGTCTAGTCGCACTCAGTCTGTACCCCCACCACCTACTCCTACTATAAGCCCATTTAATAGTGTATCATCAGGTATCAAGGGAAGGAACTTGACACGTTCCAGAAGTCCCAGAAGTTTGTATACCTCccaatcatcatcatcaagaaggATGTCTCTCAAGCCGCTGCACTGGTCTAAAGTAACAAGAGCGATGTCTGGAAGTTTATGGGCTGACACACAGATATCTGATGAACTCCCAAA GACTCCAGAGATTGACATGTCGGAACTTGAGAGTCTTTTCTCTGCACAATTGCCAAATTCAGATTCTTCCAGTGTAGCTGAAAAATCAAAACGCCGTTCCTCACTTAGTGGAAGATCTGATAAAGTTCATTTG ATTGCTCTTAGGAGAGCTAATAACTGTGAAATAATGCTCACAAAGGTTACAGTGCCAATACCTGATTTAATG AGTTCAGTTCTTGCCCTTGATGAGTCTATTTTAGATGCAGATCAGGTTGATAATCTCATAAAGTTCTGTCCAACAAAAGAGGAAATAGAACTACTACAG GGTTATAAAGGTGATAAAGAAAGCCTAGGCAAATGTGAACAG TTCTTTCTAGAGTTGATGAAAGTACCAAGAGTGGACTGCAAACTGAGAGTCTTCTCCTTCAAGCTACAATTTAGCTCTCAG GTTGCTGATTTAAGAAGCAATTTGAACACTGTAAACTCTGTATCTGAAGAG ATACGAAGTTCTGTGAAGCTGAAGAAAATCATGCAGACAATTCTTTCATTGGGAAATGCATTAAACCAGGGAACTGCCAGAG GTTCTGCCATTGGATTTAGGTTGGACAGCCTCCTGAAACTTTCTGACATTCGTGCTCGCAACAATAAGATGACTCTTATGCATTACTTATGCAAG GTTCTTGCAGATAAGCTTCCAGGAGTTCTTGATTTTCACAACGATCTTGTTAGATTAGAAGCTGCATCGAAG ATACAGCTAAAGATTCTGGCAGAGGAAATGCAAGCTATAAGTAAAGGATTGGAGAAAGTCGAAAAAGAATTAACATCTTCTGACAGTGATGGTCCTGTATCTGAAACATTTTGTAAG ACTTTGAAGGAGTTTCTTGTTGTTGCTGAAGCTGATGTGAGATCCTTAACTTCACTTTATTCTGGAGTG GGTAGAAGTGCAGACATGTTGGCTCGATATTTTGGTGAAGATCCTGCACATTGTCCATTTGAGCAAG TTGTCTCTACACTTCTTGATTTTACTAGAATGTTTGAACGTGCGCATGAGGAGAACTGCAAACAGCTAGAGCTGGAGAGAAAGAAGGCCCAGAAAGAAGCAGAGCATGAAAAACTTAGGCATGCTATACATAAGAAAGGACCAGAACACTTAATGCAATCTCGCAATGTTAGTGGCCACACCAGGTGA